From one Brachypodium distachyon strain Bd21 chromosome 4, Brachypodium_distachyon_v3.0, whole genome shotgun sequence genomic stretch:
- the LOC112272383 gene encoding postacrosomal sheath WW domain-binding protein-like → MGQVTVAAAGGCCGAGSCSSKLSRPETKRTEGVLCAVFSWIAAAVAFGTLVFGAAWNDNQPRDPLASFPVPACYVLLDRVFAGAAVLTLAATVLGLASYVLLRGKPAAAAAPNTGEQRAGRAPPSTYPYAPPYQQFPTQGYGAHEPSTHFPQGFGGHAPNQHVPHQGYGAHVPNLQFPPQGYGAHEPNTQFPPQGHGTHARNLQFPPQGHWAQQFHPQGHWAHAPNQQFHPQGLKVMGRTRPTSCSSLRWPLRAMNLSRTSQWTTTGVARTVP, encoded by the exons ATGGGCCAGGTCACCgtggctgccgccggcgggtgctgcggcgccggctccTGCAGCAGCAAGCTGTCGCGGCCCGAGACCAAGCGGACCGAAGGGGTCCTCTGCGCCGTCTTCTCCTG gatcgcggcggcggtggcgttcGGGACGCTGGTGTTCGGTGCGGCGTGGAACGACAACCAGCCGCGGGATCCTCTGGCCAGCTTCCCCGTTCCGGCGTGCTACGTCCTCCTGGACCGCGTCTTCGCCGGGGCCGCCGTGCTCACGCTCGCCGCCACGGTCCTAGGGCTCGCATCCTACGTCTTGCTTCGCGGGaagccggccgccgcggctgcACCCAACACGGGCGAGCAGCGGGCGGGCCGCGCCCCGCCGTCCACCTACCCGTACGCACCACCGTATCAGCAATTTCCTACTCAAGGTTATGGAGCGCACGAGCCCAGCACGCATTTTCCTCAAGGTTTTGGAGGGCACGCGCCCAACCAGCATGTCCCACATCAAGGTTATGGAGCGCACGTGCCCAACCTACAGTTCCCTCCTCAAGGTTATGGAGCGCACGAGCCCAACACGCAGTTCCCTCCTCAAGGTCATGGAACGCACGCACGCAATCTCCAGTTCCCTCCTCAAGGTCATTGGGCCCAACAGTTCCATCCTCAAGGTCATTGGGCGCACGCGCCCAACCAGCAGTTCCATCCTCAAGGACTCAAGGTTATGGGGCGCACGCGCCCAACCAGTTGCAGTTCCCTCCGTTGGCCGCTCAGGGCTATGAACCTCAGCCGCACCTCCCAATGGACAACAACAGGTGTAGCACGCACGGTGCCTTAA